The Longimicrobium sp. genome contains the following window.
CCCGCATCTACGGCAGGCGCTTCCAGGGTGGCGTCATCGCACGCCTCACCTCGGGGGTTCCGTACACCCCGCGCGTTTCTGGCGACGTGAACGGCGATGGTCAGTGGAACGACGCCGCGTTCATCTTCGACCCCGCCCGTCGCGACGAGGCCGGCGCCGCGATGGGGGCGCTCCTGCGCTCGGCTCCCGCCGGCGCGCGGGAGTGCCTGCGCGCCCAGGTCGGTCGCGTCGCGGGGCGCAATAGCTGCCGCGGGCCCTGGACGGCGGGGCTGGACCTGCAGGCGGACTACGCGCCCCGCGGGATCGCCGGACGAAGTGGGGTGCGGATCACCCTCACCGCCTCCAACGTCCCCGCGCTGGCGGACTGGGCGGTCCACGGCCGTGATGACCTCCGCGGCTGGGGGGAGCCGGCGATTCCGAACGCGCCACTCCTGCACACGCGCGGGTTCGACCCCGCGCGGGGCGCGTACCGCTACGAGGTGAACCCGTCGTTCGGGCGGTCGCTGTCGCGGCGAGACCGTTCCGGCTTCGCGCTGACGCTGCAGGTCCGGATGACGGTGGGCACCGACCCCGCGACCCAGTGGATATCGGAGGCGCGGCGCGAGTACCAGAGTGTCGGGCGACAGCCCGAGGAGATCCGGGCGGAGATCGGCAAGCGGGTACGTAGCCTTCCCGCCCGCGTCCTCTGGTCCGCGGACTCGCTCCGCCTTGCGCTGGATTCCGCGCAGAAAGTGTCTCTGAGGCGGCTCGCGGACTCGGTTCAGCTCGTCGTTCCTCCGCTCCTCGACTCCCTTGCCGCGGCGGCCAGCCTGGCGGATACGGCCAGCGCTCCGACCCTCCCCGCGCGCGTGCGGCAAAGGGCGCTGACCGGCATCGTGCAGGAGCTGCTCGAAGGCGTTCAGGCGGAGGTCCGCGCGATCCTGACGCGGGCGCAGTGGGAGCTCCTCCCCGCCCCGTGGCGCGAACCAGCCGGTGCGGCTCCCATCGTTCCCATGAAGCCGATCATCATCTCGACGGAAGAGGTCGGGTAGGCGCGAGAATGGCGGGCCAAACCACACGCAACCTCCCCCGCGCGTTGTAGTTCGGGGGGAGTTGCGCTATTCTGTTCGGCCCGACTCCGCAAAAGAGCTGGACAGCATCGGAAGATGCGCGTCCGTCATCGAGAAGCCGCCAGATCGATCGTGACCGACATAGACACGAAGGGACCCGCCGAGCGCGAGCCCCACGACTTCATCCGCGCCATCGTCGCCGAGGACCTGAGCAACGGGCGCTACAGCGAGATCGTCACGCGCTTTCCGCCGGAGCCCAACGGGTACCTGCACATCGGGCACGCGAAGGCGATCCTGCTGAGCTACGGGATCGCACAGGAGACGGGCGGGCGCTTCAACCTGCGCTTCGACGACACCAATCCCGAGACCGAGGACGTCAGCTACGTCGAGTCGATCATCGACACGGTGCGCTGGCTGGGCGCGGACTTCGGGGACAGGATCTACTACGCGGCGGACTACTTCGAGGAGATGTACCGCTTCGCCGAGTTCCTGATCGCGCAGGGGCTCGCGTACGTGGACAGCTCCACGGAGGAGGAGATCCGCGAAGCGCGCGGCACGGTTACGGAGCCGGGCTTCCCCACCCGCTTCCGCGACCGCACGCCCGAGGAGAGCCTGGACCTCTTCCGCCGCATGCGCGCGGGCGAGTTCCCGGACGGCTCGCACGTGCTGCGCGCCAGGATCGACCTGGCGTCGAAGAACATGCTGCTGCGTGACCCCCTGCTCTACCGCGTCCGCCACGCGCACCACTACCGCACGGGCGACGCGTGGTGCATCTACCCGCTCTACGACTACGCGCACCCCATCGAAGACGCCATCGAGGGGATCACGCACTCGCTGTGCACGCTGGAGTTCGACAACAACCGCGCGGTCTACGACTGGGCGGTGGACCACTGGCAGGATTTCGTGCGCTCCGAGGGCGGCACGCCGGCGCGGCCGCATCAGTACGAGTTCGCGCGCGGCCAACTGGAGTACACCATTACCAGCAAGCGCAAGTCGCTCGAGCTGGTGAAGGGCGGCTACGTGAGCGGCTGGGACGATCCGCGCATGGCGACGCTGGCCGGCTTCCGGCGCCGCGGGGTGACGCCGGAGGCGATCCGGGCCTTCTGGGAGCGGATGGGCGTCGCGAAGTTCAACAGCCGCATCGACATCGCCAAGCTGGAGTTCGCCATCCGCGACGACCTCAACCACCGGGCGCCGCGCGTGCTCTGCGTGCTGCGCCCGCTGCGCGTCGTCGTAACCAACTATCCGGAAGGGCAGACGGAGGAGCTGGACGCGCCGTATTGGCCGCACGACGTGCCCAACGAGGGCTCGCGCCCGCTCCCCTTCGCGCGCGAGCTGTTCATCGACCGCGACGACTTCATGGAGGACCCGCCCAAGGGATTCTTCCGCCTCACCCCCGGCGGCGAGGTGCGGCTGCGCTACGCCTACGTCATCCGCTGCGACGAGGTCGTAAAGGATGAAAACGGCGAGATCGTGGAGCTGCGCTGCTCGTACGATCCCGAGACGCGCGGCGGCAACACGCCGGACGGGCGGCAGGTCAAGGGGACGATCCACTGGGTGTCGGCCGAGCACTCGCTCCCCTGTGAGGTGCGCCTGTACGACCGCCTCTTCTCCGTGCCCGACCCCGAGGCGGGCGAGGGCGACTTCAAGGAGCACCTGAACCCCGAGTCGCTCGTGGTGGTGCAGGGCGCGCGCATCGAGCCCGGCGTGCGCAACGACGCGCCCGGGAGCCGCTACCAGTTCGAGCGCACCGGCTACTTCTGCTCGGACATCGTGGACTCCTCGGTCGACCACCTCGTCTTCAATCGCACCGTCACCCTGCGCGACACGTGGGGCAAGGCCGCGCAGGCGCCGGTGGCGAAGAAGGCTGCCGCCCCCAAGCCCGCCGAGCGCGAGCCGCGGGAGCGCGCCGCCGCCCCGCAGGTCGCCCGCACGCCCGAGATGGAGGCGGCGCGCGCCCGCTACGAAACCGAGCTGGGCCTCGCGCCCGTTGAGGCGGACCTGCTCACGCGCGACCCCGGCTTCGCGGCGCTCTTCGAAAGCACCGTCGCCCTCGGCGCCGCGCCGAAGTCCGTGGCGAACT
Protein-coding sequences here:
- a CDS encoding glutamine--tRNA ligase/YqeY domain fusion protein, whose translation is MTDIDTKGPAEREPHDFIRAIVAEDLSNGRYSEIVTRFPPEPNGYLHIGHAKAILLSYGIAQETGGRFNLRFDDTNPETEDVSYVESIIDTVRWLGADFGDRIYYAADYFEEMYRFAEFLIAQGLAYVDSSTEEEIREARGTVTEPGFPTRFRDRTPEESLDLFRRMRAGEFPDGSHVLRARIDLASKNMLLRDPLLYRVRHAHHYRTGDAWCIYPLYDYAHPIEDAIEGITHSLCTLEFDNNRAVYDWAVDHWQDFVRSEGGTPARPHQYEFARGQLEYTITSKRKSLELVKGGYVSGWDDPRMATLAGFRRRGVTPEAIRAFWERMGVAKFNSRIDIAKLEFAIRDDLNHRAPRVLCVLRPLRVVVTNYPEGQTEELDAPYWPHDVPNEGSRPLPFARELFIDRDDFMEDPPKGFFRLTPGGEVRLRYAYVIRCDEVVKDENGEIVELRCSYDPETRGGNTPDGRQVKGTIHWVSAEHSLPCEVRLYDRLFSVPDPEAGEGDFKEHLNPESLVVVQGARIEPGVRNDAPGSRYQFERTGYFCSDIVDSSVDHLVFNRTVTLRDTWGKAAQAPVAKKAAAPKPAEREPRERAAAPQVARTPEMEAARARYETELGLAPVEADLLTRDPGFAALFESTVALGAAPKSVANWIVNVLLVELKERGINEIAFGPAQLAEVVRMVEDGTLSSAAGKTVVAELTRDGGDPLEIVERRGLRQVSDDAALVPAVDQVLAANAAKVAEYRAGKTGLIGFFVGQVMRSTGGTANAERVRALLEGRLG